A window from Thunnus albacares chromosome 19, fThuAlb1.1, whole genome shotgun sequence encodes these proteins:
- the LOC122969383 gene encoding major histocompatibility complex class I-related gene protein-like, producing MKDFVLLLLFCHVVSPVKHSETYLLTESSGLQTFPEFVAVAVVDEVQTACYDSNSKRAEPKQDWVEKIIKDHPQQLEFYTQICVSLHVTLKTDLVTLEQYFNQTGDVHILQVMAGCEWDDETEEVIGFAQIGYDGEDFLSFDLKTLTWIASKPQAVIIQHKWDREKARSIFVKNVLTNMCPQGLKMSQDYGKSSLLRTDLPSVFLLRKTPSSPVSCFATGFYPHRADMFWRKDGEELHEERGEILPNHDGSFQMSVDLNVSSVSPDDWKKYECVFQLSGLKDDIITKLDKAVIRTNWEILTDMTIPIIAVVALAVILIAAAGFMFYKKKKATNNITELSEQLNPEA from the exons ATGAAGGATTTCGTGTTGTTGCTTCTCTTTTGCCATGTTGTATCTCCAG TGAAACACTCCGAGACATATTTGCTGACTGAATCATCTGGACTCCAAACCTTCCCAGAGTTTGTGGCTGTTGCTGTGGTTGATGAAGTTCAGACGGCTTGCTATGACAGCAACAGCAAGAGAGCAGAACCCAAACAGGACTGGgtggaaaaaataatcaaagatCATCCTCAGCAGTTGGAGTTTTACACTCAGATCTGTGTGTCTCTCCATGTGACTCTAAAAACTGACCTTGTCACTTTGGAGCAGTACTTCAACCAAACTggag atgTCCACATTTTACAGGTTATGGCTGGCTGTGAATGGGATGATGAAACTGAAGAGGTTATTGGTTTCGCTCAGATTGGTTATGATGGAGAAGACTTCTTATCATTTGACCTCAAGACACTGACATGGATCGCTTCAAAACCACAAGCTGTCATCATCCAGCACAAGTGGGATCGTGAAAAAGCTCGATCAATCTTCGTTAAGAACGTCCTCACCAATATGTGCCCTCAGGGGCTGAAAATGAGTCAGGACTATGGGAAGAGCTCTCTGCTGAGAACAG ACCTTCCCTCAGTGTTTCTCCTCCGGaagactccctcctctccagtcagCTGCTTCGCTACTGGTTTCTACCCTCACAGAGCCGATATGTtctggaggaaagatggagaggagcttCATGAGGAACGTGGAGAGATCCTCCCCAACCATGATGGATCCTTCCAGATGAGTGTTGACCTGAACGTTTCATCAGTGTCACCTGATGACTGGAAGaagtatgaatgtgtgtttcaaCTCTCTGGTCTAAAGGACGACATCATTACCAAACTGGACAAAGCTGTGATCAGGACCAATTGGG AGATACTTACAGATATGACCATCCCCATCATTGCAGTGGTTGCTCTTGCTGTCATCCTCATAGCTGCTGCTGGATTTATGTTttacaaaaagaagaaag CTACTAACAACATCACTGAGCTCTCTGAGCAACTGAATCCAGAAGCCTGA